One Methanobacteriaceae archaeon genomic window, CTTTTTATAATACAATAAACCTAAAACAACAATAATAACCAATAACACAAATGAAAAGGCAGCAGAATCTATTGAAACTATATTAATTGGCTTCATATCACTCATATTAAGAGAAATGATATTTGGAAGCAACAATGAAATCATTAAACAATAAATTCCCAATATGAAATACATACTACCAAAATTTCTATATGTATAATTAATTTTAACGTAAGATATGCCAATAATCAATAAGTTAAACACTACTGTTGTGAATAAGCTAATTTGTAAATCATCTAATCCAAAAATTGATTCACCAAATCCTATGCAGATCATCATAGACAATATAAAACTTACATAAGACAATAAAAGAACTTTTAAAAATGTTTTTTTGTAATCTTTCTGTTTTAAAATAATATAACCAATAGTCATTAATAAAAATGCAATTAAAAACAGCAAAATGTAGTTATACTCGCCAATGAGAGAATCTAATTGAATTTTGAATATTGAAATTAAATAAACAGAAATACCAACAGATATAAACGAAACAATAGATAATTTAGCCAAATTTCTTTTAGAATCAATATTGCAATTAATAAACAAACCAATAATTACTGAAAATATCAAAATTGAAACGATAAAAGCAACTGACCACAATATGTTAAACCCCATAATATCCCCAATTTATTTTTTAGAAACTATTTTAGATACTATAACAGTTATGAAAAAACCACATAACATTACACAAATCAATAATATAACATTATTAACAGTAAATAACTCATTATTAGCAGTATTTTCACTAGAATCATTAGTTAAATTTTTATTTGTTTTATTTACTTCAATTTCAGAAGAATTATCATTTACAACAGACCCGGAAGTTGACTCCTGATAAGTTGTACCTTGAATTTCATCAGATGTAGAATAAGTAGAACCACTTCCAGATGATTTTGAACTACTTGAATAACTATAACTAGATGAATCACTCTGACTTTGAGAATAACTAGAACTAGAAGAACTAGAAGAGCTTGAACTACTTGAAGAAGGTGTTGAACTTCCTGATGAATGAACTACATCTGAAGTCACCTCTTCCACATACTCAGAACCATGTCCTGGATGAGCACATGCTGTAGATGCTACAAAAGATATAATAAAAATAATTGAAATCAACAAAGCTATTTTTTTATATTTCATATAATCACCATTTAATAAATTAAATTTAATTAAACATCAAAAAACCACATTTAATTAAATTTAACTTAAAAAATAAAAAGATAATAACTCTAAAAGAGTTATTATAATAAAAAAACTATTTTTTACTACGTTTTACATAACCTACACCAAGTAAAATTCCAATAGCTAATACACCAATTAAAGCATATAATAAACTATTTGAATCGATTGATTTTGCTGCAGGAGATTTGGATACTTCATATGCTTTTGCATTATCTTTACCATTTTGAGAATCTTCAGACTCACCTTGAGTTGGACTTTGACTAGAAACACTAGAAATTATTGCACCAGTTGTACCAACACTAGCAGAACCAGAAGGTTTAGCACCTGAATCAGGGACATTTGAATTACTGTTTGAATTAGAGTTACTGTTTGTGTTAGAAGTTGCATTAGTATTTGAATTATTAGAGTTTGAATTACTATTGGAGTTTTGATTCATTGCATTTAACAAATCTTCTTTAGTAACATTTTCAAGACTTTTCAAATAAGAAATGGAATTGAAGTTTTCTCCAGCACCTTGTTTTAACATGTTGAATTGTTCTTCAGTAATCCATTTTTCACTTACAGTAGTAACAACAGGTGTTGATTTAATATCTGAATTAGCTCTACCACTATACAAATCAATGAATCCTTTAATTGTGTTAGCACGCTGAGCTTCACTAGTTGCATATTTACTGGTGTCAATTTTACCATTTTGGAAGTTGACAATCATTGCTTTACCAATTTTAAGATTATCATCCCATACAACAAGAACTCCTTGAGATAATCCATTTTCTGTTTCATTTTTTGGTAACTTTTGTACAAAGAAATTACCTAAACCAGGTGATAAATCTAATAAATAAGTTAAACTGTCATCCTTACAATAAATGTTGGATGCAATGTATGTGTAAGACTCATTTTCACCTAATGGATAATTTTGTTGTATATAATCAGTTATGAAAAATCCAGGTTGCACACCAGGACATACATGAGCGTGGTATAAGAATGTAGCCATTTGATCAAATAATGGATGTTCATTCCATGCATTAACAATAGTTTGTATGTTAAACCAATTACTATCAGGAACAAATGATTTTTCAATAGCTCTTAATTTAGCACTATTATTTAATGTTTCAAATCCGACATTTACAACTCTATCACCATCAAGAGTTCCAACAAAGAAATCATTGGTGTCAGGGTTGTATCTTAAATAAATCATATTAACTACATCTGAATCAGGATAACGAATTGCAAATGCAAACCATAATGGTTTCCATACAGCTTGGTGAAGACTTAATAAGTTTTGACCAAATAAAGTTCCACCAAATACTTCAAATAAACCGTCACGTGCACTTACAGTATCTCTACCATTTAAGAATGCATATCCTGCATCAGTTAAAGCAAGGAAATCAACGTCATCTCTTTCAATATCAATGCCTAAATCTTCT contains:
- a CDS encoding DUF2162 family putative transporter; translation: MGFNILWSVAFIVSILIFSVIIGLFINCNIDSKRNLAKLSIVSFISVGISVYLISIFKIQLDSLIGEYNYILLFLIAFLLMTIGYIILKQKDYKKTFLKVLLLSYVSFILSMMICIGFGESIFGLDDLQISLFTTVVFNLLIIGISYVKINYTYRNFGSMYFILGIYCLMISLLLPNIISLNMSDMKPINIVSIDSAAFSFVLLVIIVVLGLLYYKKNSLLKK